The DNA sequence tgagaattttatttgatttcaaaagaaaatatagtctTATTTTGAGTTATCTATGCACTTTTCCATGGTTTGGAGCcttatgttattaatattatgttataatatTCAGCAGTTATTTAACAAGAGGATTTAAGAAGAGCATAAGTACTAGAATAATTTGTTTGATGGCCAGTAATATATTCTTTCTAATTGTTACAGAAAAACTGTAATGGACTTAGAGTGAAGAAGAACAGAGGCTAATttgtaatattaaataattgatactgaatgatttctaatttttctcaAGTATTATCAATAAAATGTAGTTTTATTGGCACATTTTGATGGTTGCCTGCAGCAAAAGTCACCACAAGGACTAAAGAGTTATACCAGTAGCACATGGTTGACACGAGTTTTATTTGTCACCACATATATCTCTcaaatcttgccaggattgacttctgagcatTGAACCAGAAGAAAGACCTGATCACAGCCTGGTTGGCCATGGCCAAAACCCCATACTTCACAGAAAAGAGTTTCTACAATCCATCAGCAGCTCAATAATGCTGCAGtcactgttatttttttatttttatttttatttatttatttatttttatttatttatttatttatttggtttttgggccacacctggcattactcaggggttactcctggctgtctgtgcagaaatagctcctggcaggcacgggggaccatatgggacaccgggattcgaaccaaccacctttggtcctggatctgctgcttgcaaggcaaacaccactgtgctatctctccgggccctatttttttttattttttaaaataatttttattgtgaccaaaagagAATAACAGATCTTTGACAGTAATATTtatggcacatagtgacaatgaatcagggccattcccagcaccagggttattttaaagttcatttctaactttttctctggtttctgcttttaaattgttttagtaaaatatttataaaacatttattctatACTGTTATGAAGTAACTTTCAGTCATCATAGTAGTATTATAAGTCACAAGAGttaactatctttatttaagctgaGTTCCTGAACCAAACTATATTGGTATCAAAAGAAGCATCCAGTTTAGAGAGGGTTAAATATAATGCTTAGTCAGAGCGAGAACTAGATAAGAACCATACAATTTTCCCAACTGAGGTACCCATGTTTTGTAACTCAGATTAATTTAGATAACTAGTCAATTAGGACAAGTTTttcattcacttttatttctcttcttttgcttTAAAATTCCTATTCATATATTGAACTTATCAACAAGTAAATCTGTGAATCCCTGAAATATAAatgcctcttttattttcttctctcctaataagaaaaagaaagactattGAAAGTAATTAAGGATGAACTTTTTGGAAATGATGAAATGTGAGAATTATCAGCTTCATGATGTCTGATGTgtaacaaaattaagaaaacattttaaaaacaagaacaatatgACCTGTAAAGGAATAACATTGCATTGTCAAAAGATTTCACAAGCAGCAATGGTCAAGTATATTTGACTAACatattgtgaaaaatatttgacaaatttGAATTGTTCTAAAACAATTTGTTTTTAAGAGCAAGAAGGGACCCTGTGTTCTAATTGTGGCCTGGTAGCCCCTGGCACGATATAACTCATCCTCAACTTTCAACTCCTGTACTGATGAGAAATACTCACAAAGTAGAAGGGCTGTATAGTATAATCATGAGTACTAGCAtgctagtatatttatttattcattttttgagtttggagtcacatccagcagtgctgaagGGTGACTCCAtatactgcactcaggaataatagGGATTTCAAGGATCTTATTTAGGTCTACCCcatgcaaagccagtgccttAATCACTGTATTATATCCCAGCCCcttgaaagatattttattttttttgtttatttgattttttggccataccctgtgatgctgagggcttactcctggctatgcactcagaaatagatcctggcttgggggaccatatgggacgcctgaggattgaaccatggtccatcctaggctagtgcgagcaaggcagacaccttactacttgtAGTATAGCTCCTGCCCCGCTTGCAAGATATTTTATACAAAAGCACCAAATTGCTGCTCAAAAAACCAGGTATGCATAAATAACTCTGAATAAAGCATTTTTGAAGCAGTtatccaataataataaaaaattgaagtaattcaattgtttcaaaaaataaggagagaatTTTAGTCAAGTCATCAAGTACATAAAATTGATCAGTGCTGGCCAAGTATGACATCAGAGCAACAATCACCTCAATCAGCTTACTGGAGGAAATCTTTGGAagagacaataaagaaaaattgaggAAAATTTAAAGACTATGTGAATAGAATTAAAGTAGCTTTAGAATACAGTAGAAGTCTCAGCAGGATGTCTCAGGAGAATAGAAGCAGCTAACAATTCAACCAGTGGCATTGAAGACAAATTGCAAATACATAAACAaagaaggaataataaaaataaaattttaaaagtcaggAAATTCTAAGATAGTTAATGAACAATTATAATAGTAAAACCTACTAAATTATAAGATTTTAGTGAAATAAGctagaaaaaggaaaacagaggATGATTACACTTATGTGTGGTATATAGATTAACATCAGGAGGAAATTTAATGtagtaaaactaaataaataaataaataaataaataaataacccagagaaggaaagaaattgagatgGGGGAGTGAAAATGTGGAGTAATAGGGAATAGATGTCTGGGGCCTTGGTTAAGTGTAGTGGAGTAGTAGTATAGCAATATATCCAAAGCAGAGTCAGAAACATTGAAAACATGAAATTCATACTATAACCACCAAACTATAAAATGTGTCTGTTAGGGTGAGGGAATGCCATATGGGAAGAAACATGGCAGCACTGATGGATGAAAACTGACACTTGTGTTTGGATTGATGTTAGAAAACTATATGTCTAAATCTAAACTATAAATGACCATAAATCATAGTTCTCCAgttaaataaaacacttaaaaagaaaaaaatcacaagctAGCTAAggggaaacaaaaatatttcagcaggagatgaaagagaaagggaaaaaattactGGTAGAAAACTGAATTTTCTCACTCTGAGGAAGGAGAGCTGTGTCCAAATGTAGGAGACCTAAGGATTGCCAATGATTTGATTCCACTGGAaaatagtacaaaaataaataaatgagactacatcaaattaaaaagggtTAACATGCTAAGAGAATCATGGATTAAAATAAGAATCATAGGGGGACCCTGTTTTGCAGAACCTAGAGCCCTCCACTTCACCCTCAAGGCCAGGTGACAAACAATGCTCCCCTCCAGCTGCCCTGTGCCTCGATGCTGCTCCCCTATCGCCCATTTCTTACCTCTGCGGCCCTTAATGCTAAGATAGTCTCCTGGAAGAGTTGTACCAAGTATACCGTCATGCCCTTCGAGGAGAAGATCATCAACATCCGCTATGACCCCTGTAGGTCAGCAGACATAGCTCTGGTTGCCAGAGGCAACCGGAAATGCTGGATCATTGCCACAGAAAACATGCAAGTGGGAGATATAATCCTGCTTTCGAATCAGATAGGCCGAATGGCAATTGCTGCTGGGGAAGGGGATGCACACCCTCTTGGGGCCTTGCCTGTGGGAACCCTCATCAACAATGTGGAGAGTGAACCAGGCCGGGGGGCTCAATATATCCGAGCTGCAGGGACATGTGGGGTCCTGCTCCGGAAGGTCAATGGGACAGCTATCATCCAGCTCCCTTCCAAGCGACAGATGCAGGTCTTGGAAACGTGCATCGCCAAGGTGGGTGTCGAGTGTCCAACGTGGATCATAACCAGCGGGTCATCGGCAAGGCTGGTCGCAATCGCTGGCTGGGCAAGCGGCCTTCCAGTGGGCTTAGGCATCACAAGGAGGGCTGGGCTGGCCGCAAAATTCGGCCGCTGCCCCCATGAAGAGTTACTTGAAGCTGCCCTCCGGGGCTGCCCAGAGCTGATGTATATAGTGTGTGTGCGCATACATGTGTCCCTACATTCTAATAAAatgaccccctaaaaaaaataagaatcatatGTTTTGCCTAATGGGAGAAAACATTTACACACAACTCAATATTTAAGAGGTAATGTACAAGATATGCAAAGTCTTCAAAAAgttcagcaaaaaataaaactagtaaatTTATCAAATATAGGCCGAGGGAAAAAAATAGGCTGAGGAGATGAATAGACATATCAATGAAGTGGTTATATGTTTGACCTATAGGCATTAAATTTAAATACTGtattgccggcgtataagacgtcTGGGCGTATaggacgaccccctaattttgcagttaaacatagggttaggcctatattcgctgtatcagacagaaagttcctgtgctgcaactgtatgtaccacagtgagccaatcacaacaagcaaaggttcaaaggttatactgtaataagacttcctctctaactctggccaatctgagcaggctttttacagtgtagattcaggtccagaacattgtctaatttgcatgcataaaaagcctgcttgggttggctgagttagagaggccgtcagagcagtcttgcagtgattggtgcaggatcgagttggaaaatttgttttgtggcaatatccagaagattttcatttagtggcatatagaaacgtttttcgggatatactcggcatataagatgacccccgattttcggttgactttttttttgtttcaaaagtcgtcttatacgccgaaaaaTATGGTATGTGATTTGAATTCTTTGAGATGCATTTTTagaataatataaaagaatatttaattccTAATTCTGTGAAGAGAAGTGATATGTACTTCAATATCTAAGTAGactaaaattgaaaacaaaacatataaagtaaaacaaaaggaaaactcagttcaagattattttattattaatttttgacaTATCAAAATCTCcaaaaaagcaaatcaaaacgaAATAGTAttattcattcatattttaagcttttaaaacaattttaaaatccaAAGTGCTTTGTTCTATAAGAAATCCATTTTTTAGTAGTAAAATCttgctatataaatataatcCTTCATAACTCAGCCAACTTGAATAAATAATGGCTTAGAGTTGGCTTATTACTAATGAAGCAATAAAAAAGgacatttttgatgtgagccaacctcactggtgtgaggtggtatctcattgttgtcttgatttggatctccctgatgatgagtgaaggtgagcatgttttcatgtgtttgttggccatccttctctcttcctcagagaaatgtctattcatttcatctccccatttttttatggcttcgtttggttttgaaggactcaggtttctgagc is a window from the Suncus etruscus isolate mSunEtr1 chromosome 16, mSunEtr1.pri.cur, whole genome shotgun sequence genome containing:
- the LOC126032165 gene encoding LOW QUALITY PROTEIN: 39S ribosomal protein L2, mitochondrial-like (The sequence of the model RefSeq protein was modified relative to this genomic sequence to represent the inferred CDS: inserted 1 base in 1 codon; deleted 2 bases in 1 codon), with amino-acid sequence MKPGLLKGCPYEELLLGLTVMAGQLSICSQSFKSCAATAINGNPASLSRTPSVPQLHFLMSVSCDLGHAMDPCYSPNLPYSQDKVRVPITVLLYSPAIFYVLDFWSEDGWCFLSRSLASHHWSQGFKVSLLGAPEDELFLLSQALIQLLCSKHNCQVTNNAPLQLPCASMLLPYRPFLTSAALNAKIVSWKSCTKYTVMPFEEKIINIRYDPCRSADIALVARGNRKCWIIATENMQVGDIILLSNQIGRMAIAAGEGDAHPLGALPVGTLINNVESEPGRGAQYIRAAGTCGVLLRKVNGTAIIQLPSKRQMQVLETCIAKVGRVSNVDHNQRVIGKAGRNRWLGKRPSSGLRHHKEGWAGRKIRPLPPXKSYLKLPSGAAQS